A genomic window from Agrobacterium larrymoorei includes:
- a CDS encoding chemotaxis protein CheW, which translates to MSNAIKQAGAYLEIVSFHLGDQEFCIDIMAIREIRGWAPVTPMPHTPPYVLGLINLRGAVIPVIDMACRLGMKMTEPSERSAIIVTDIGGKLVGLLVEQVSDMMTIRSEDLQPAPEIIPEEQRNFCRGIVALEKSMVCFLNLDTVIADELSREAA; encoded by the coding sequence ATGTCGAACGCCATCAAGCAAGCCGGCGCATACCTCGAAATCGTTTCCTTCCATCTCGGCGATCAGGAATTCTGCATCGACATCATGGCGATCCGCGAAATCCGCGGCTGGGCGCCGGTGACGCCGATGCCCCATACCCCGCCTTATGTTCTCGGTCTCATCAACCTGCGCGGCGCGGTGATCCCGGTTATCGACATGGCCTGCCGCCTCGGCATGAAGATGACCGAGCCGTCTGAGCGCTCCGCCATCATCGTCACCGATATCGGCGGCAAGCTGGTTGGCCTTCTGGTCGAACAGGTCTCCGACATGATGACCATCCGCTCCGAAGATCTCCAGCCCGCCCCGGAAATCATTCCGGAAGAGCAGCGCAATTTCTGCCGCGGCATCGTGGCGCTGGAAAAAAGCATGGTCTGCTTCCTCAACCTCGACACGGTCATTGCCGACGAATTGTCGCGCGAAGCGGCGTAA
- a CDS encoding AzlC family ABC transporter permease, with product MTQSPFRSGIRLGLPIALAVLPFGALFGAVAIDNGMTIYEATLMSGIIYAGASQLVGIELFNQNLPAWLVVLSIFAVNFRHVLYSAAMVRIVPEWSFARKAIGFFFLVDPQFAESVRQKEIHGEVRYSLYMGYALVVYVPWVISTVVGASLGNLVGDPRALGFDVLLPIYFMGMVLGFRQRKSSYPVMLASAVGAIASFHFVGSPWHVSIGALTGIIIAVILPPAKSEPIEEPEVQTP from the coding sequence ATGACCCAGTCACCCTTTAGGTCAGGCATCCGCCTCGGCCTTCCCATCGCTCTTGCCGTTCTGCCCTTCGGTGCGCTGTTTGGCGCCGTCGCAATCGACAATGGCATGACCATTTACGAAGCGACGCTGATGAGCGGCATCATCTATGCCGGTGCGAGCCAGCTCGTCGGTATCGAGCTCTTCAATCAGAACCTGCCAGCCTGGCTCGTGGTGTTATCGATCTTCGCCGTCAACTTCCGGCATGTGCTCTATTCTGCCGCCATGGTTCGCATTGTCCCGGAATGGTCCTTTGCCCGCAAAGCCATCGGCTTTTTCTTCCTGGTCGACCCGCAATTTGCCGAGTCCGTCCGGCAAAAGGAAATCCATGGTGAAGTGCGCTATTCGCTCTATATGGGCTATGCCTTAGTGGTCTACGTGCCGTGGGTGATCTCCACGGTCGTCGGCGCTTCGCTCGGCAATCTCGTAGGCGATCCAAGGGCACTCGGCTTCGACGTGCTGCTGCCTATCTATTTCATGGGCATGGTGCTCGGTTTCCGTCAACGCAAGAGCTCCTATCCCGTCATGCTGGCAAGCGCCGTTGGCGCGATTGCCTCCTTCCACTTCGTCGGCTCACCCTGGCATGTCAGCATCGGCGCCCTGACCGGCATCATCATCGCCGTCATCCTGCCGCCTGCGAAAAGTGAACCCATCGAGGAGCCAGAGGTGCAGACCCCATGA
- a CDS encoding SCO family protein: MKSIRLALWGAVVVLLGVMGWLTVELTKSREQMVEEAYGVPFQLVAQNGQPITEKAFQGKPTALFFGFTHCPEVCPTTLFELNGWMEKVDPAGDKLQAYFVSVDPERDTPEVMNQYISNVSKRITGITGAPDKIAETLKGYRIYAKKVPVDEKDPNGDYTMDHTASVILLRPDGSFGGTIAYGENPDVAVQKLQNLVKS, from the coding sequence ATGAAATCGATCCGTCTTGCGCTGTGGGGTGCCGTGGTCGTTCTCTTGGGCGTCATGGGCTGGTTGACTGTCGAACTGACCAAGAGTCGAGAGCAGATGGTGGAGGAGGCCTATGGCGTTCCCTTCCAGCTCGTTGCGCAGAACGGTCAGCCGATCACTGAGAAGGCGTTTCAAGGCAAGCCCACCGCGCTGTTTTTCGGCTTTACTCATTGCCCTGAGGTTTGCCCGACAACACTGTTCGAGCTGAACGGCTGGATGGAGAAGGTCGATCCGGCAGGGGACAAGCTGCAAGCCTACTTCGTGTCCGTCGATCCTGAGCGGGATACGCCGGAGGTGATGAACCAATACATCTCCAACGTTTCCAAGCGCATTACCGGCATTACCGGCGCACCGGACAAGATTGCCGAAACGCTGAAGGGCTACCGCATCTATGCCAAGAAGGTGCCTGTGGATGAAAAGGACCCGAATGGCGATTACACCATGGACCATACGGCCTCGGTGATCCTGCTTCGACCGGACGGTTCTTTTGGTGGCACCATTGCTTACGGTGAAAATCCTGATGTCGCCGTTCAGAAGCTGCAAAATCTCGTCAAGTCCTGA
- a CDS encoding DUF2778 domain-containing protein, with product MASSVVTYQGVPMRGAARDKKRAGLSSGGLSALLGGGILASVCAVAAFASLHGMAQASYGTQRFDKMLLARVDRPAGESLDDVQPTIHVHKFSRLSANPESHQKMTRLAAEHPLSAKLFAARFGAAAAIDAQGQAAVKELAALRPSAIVDSALGRGPETAMLETQEATEHPAFAAALGRPQAKADEEIDLLPETVPLPNFRPEIAKAFEVEPTPRPANPSVVEKEIAAQATVPTPAKPPVQQPATSTMVAFARPDNPMRETKMDAVPWPDRGNGTAIYDISAGVVHLPSGEKLEAHSGIGKMRDNPDFVHVKMRGATPPSSYRLTMRESLFHGVEAIRLTPESGVNPHGRNGLLAHTYMLAKRGESNGCVVFKEYPKFLAAFKRGEVKRLIVVPKLNGRPSAVAANGGKTGGKTLFGSLFGKS from the coding sequence ATGGCGTCATCAGTCGTGACCTATCAGGGCGTGCCCATGCGTGGCGCAGCCCGTGACAAAAAACGTGCTGGCCTCTCGTCAGGCGGCCTCTCCGCTCTTTTGGGCGGCGGAATCCTTGCCAGTGTTTGTGCTGTGGCGGCTTTTGCTTCGCTGCACGGTATGGCGCAGGCCTCGTATGGCACGCAACGTTTTGACAAGATGCTGCTCGCGCGTGTGGACCGCCCGGCGGGCGAGTCGCTCGACGACGTTCAGCCCACCATTCACGTCCATAAGTTCTCGCGCCTTTCGGCCAACCCCGAAAGCCACCAGAAAATGACGCGTCTGGCGGCGGAACATCCGCTCAGCGCCAAGCTTTTTGCCGCACGCTTCGGTGCGGCGGCGGCAATCGACGCACAGGGACAGGCGGCGGTCAAGGAATTGGCAGCGCTTCGCCCCTCGGCGATCGTTGATTCGGCACTTGGTCGCGGGCCGGAAACCGCGATGCTGGAAACACAGGAAGCGACAGAGCACCCTGCGTTCGCAGCCGCCCTCGGACGTCCGCAGGCCAAGGCGGATGAAGAGATCGACCTCCTGCCGGAAACCGTGCCTCTGCCGAACTTCCGCCCCGAGATCGCCAAGGCCTTCGAGGTGGAGCCGACTCCGCGTCCAGCCAATCCATCGGTTGTCGAAAAGGAGATCGCTGCGCAAGCGACCGTTCCGACGCCCGCCAAGCCACCGGTACAGCAGCCAGCGACATCGACGATGGTCGCTTTCGCGCGGCCCGACAACCCGATGCGCGAAACGAAGATGGACGCCGTTCCATGGCCTGACCGCGGCAATGGCACTGCCATTTACGATATTTCCGCAGGCGTGGTGCATCTTCCAAGTGGCGAGAAGCTCGAGGCCCATTCGGGTATCGGCAAGATGCGCGACAATCCAGATTTCGTGCACGTCAAGATGCGCGGCGCGACACCACCGTCAAGCTACCGCCTGACCATGCGCGAATCGCTTTTCCACGGTGTGGAAGCCATTCGCCTGACACCAGAAAGCGGTGTCAATCCGCATGGACGTAACGGGCTCCTGGCGCATACCTATATGCTGGCGAAGCGCGGTGAATCGAATGGCTGCGTCGTTTTCAAGGAATATCCAAAGTTCCTGGCCGCCTTCAAGCGTGGTGAGGTCAAGCGCCTCATTGTGGTGCCGAAGTTGAACGGGCGTCCTTCCGCTGTCGCAGCCAACGGTGGAAAGACCGGCGGCAAGACATTGTTCGGCAGCCTGTTCGGCAAGAGCTGA
- a CDS encoding AzlD family protein produces MSEFFHLQTLIIIVAGAVATYLTRVGGYMLMTRLKSIPPRVEAGLNAVPVAVLTTLVAPAFFEGGYDVKLGMIVALIVGLRFPGLIMLFAGWALVVALRHFQLA; encoded by the coding sequence ATGAGCGAGTTCTTCCACCTCCAGACACTCATCATCATCGTTGCCGGTGCTGTCGCGACCTACCTCACTCGCGTGGGTGGCTATATGCTGATGACCAGACTCAAATCCATCCCGCCGCGCGTGGAAGCCGGATTGAATGCCGTTCCCGTCGCCGTTCTGACGACACTCGTCGCACCCGCCTTTTTCGAAGGCGGATACGATGTGAAGCTCGGCATGATCGTGGCGCTGATCGTCGGGCTGCGATTCCCCGGCCTGATCATGCTCTTTGCCGGTTGGGCGCTGGTCGTGGCGCTGCGGCATTTTCAGCTCGCATGA
- the pncA gene encoding bifunctional nicotinamidase/pyrazinamidase, translating into MKALLLIDIQNGFCPGGNLPVADGDKIVPIANALIENGGYDLIVASQDWHPANHGSFASQHPGKQPFEMGELSGKPQVMWPDHCVQGTPDAEFHPDLNNQAFDYIQQKGENPAVDSYSAFRDNDQSATTGLADYLSRQGVTVLDICGLATDYCVSFSALDARDMLPDVKVRFIEDASRGIDPEGIKAAIAAMRARGIAVVNSSDLMKA; encoded by the coding sequence ATGAAGGCGCTGCTGCTGATCGACATCCAGAACGGTTTTTGCCCCGGCGGAAATCTTCCCGTTGCCGATGGCGACAAGATCGTGCCGATTGCCAATGCGCTGATCGAAAATGGCGGCTACGACCTCATCGTTGCCTCACAGGATTGGCACCCGGCCAATCATGGCAGTTTTGCCTCCCAGCATCCGGGCAAACAACCCTTCGAGATGGGCGAGCTTTCGGGAAAGCCGCAGGTCATGTGGCCGGATCATTGCGTTCAGGGAACGCCGGATGCGGAGTTTCATCCCGATCTGAATAACCAAGCCTTCGATTACATCCAGCAGAAGGGCGAAAACCCGGCCGTCGATAGCTACTCCGCCTTTCGCGACAACGACCAGTCGGCAACCACCGGTCTTGCGGATTATCTCAGCCGTCAGGGCGTGACCGTTCTCGATATTTGCGGGCTCGCAACGGATTACTGCGTCAGCTTTTCGGCACTCGATGCGCGCGACATGCTCCCGGATGTCAAAGTGCGCTTTATCGAGGATGCCAGTCGCGGGATTGACCCGGAAGGCATCAAAGCCGCCATTGCCGCCATGCGCGCAAGGGGCATTGCCGTGGTGAATAGCAGCGACCTTATGAAGGCCTAA
- a CDS encoding DUF2164 domain-containing protein — MELKVDKQQKAALAKAVQDYLVKELDVDVSGLQCEMLLDHVADVIGPAFYNQGLRDAQAVISRRMDDAAADLDVLEQPLNDR, encoded by the coding sequence ATGGAACTGAAGGTCGACAAACAGCAGAAAGCAGCATTGGCCAAGGCAGTTCAAGACTATCTGGTGAAAGAGCTGGACGTGGATGTCAGCGGGCTGCAATGCGAAATGCTGCTGGACCATGTGGCGGACGTCATCGGTCCGGCTTTTTACAACCAAGGACTCCGAGACGCGCAAGCGGTGATCTCGCGTCGAATGGACGACGCCGCTGCCGATCTCGATGTGCTGGAGCAGCCATTGAACGACCGCTGA
- a CDS encoding aminopeptidase P family protein, with protein sequence MFQYFDNKSTPQFGKARVEALRATFDALGIDGFLIPRADEYQGEYVPECAERMAWLTGFTGSAGVVLVTRSQAIVFVDGRYTTQLASQVDPAVFTGGDLVGAPPAKWLGEHAPTGFRLGIDPWLHTSAELLRLEKALAEKGGSVVLLAANPLDPLWEGRPAEPLEPVTIQPEAFSGTPAQQKIDKIAEDVKNRKAEAVLVTDPSSIAWIFNIRGNDVPHTPHPLARAIIHADGKADLFLDERKLNGEVKDYLNGLVTLHAPTEIEPTLRVLAENGASILVDADVVPVALTRLIKDNGGTVIEATDPVKLPRACKNEAELAGSAAAHIQDGAAMVEYLAWLDSQQPGTVTEIQAVTKLEQARARLGEAMQNPLKDVSFDTISGSGPNAAIIHYRVTTDSDRHLQDGEMFLVDSGAQYVNGTTDITRTVAIGNVPEEQKRFFTLVLKGVIAISDAKFPKGTRGCDLDPLARIALWKAGADYGHGTGHGVGSYLSVHEGPQRISRVSQQELLPGMILSNEPGYYRPGAFGIRIENLIYVREAEAIKGGDQPMLSFETLTWCPIDRRLIVVSLLTEDERTWLNDYHAETREKLMPLISDESVKQWLLAATDAL encoded by the coding sequence ATGTTCCAGTACTTTGACAACAAGTCCACTCCGCAGTTCGGCAAGGCCCGCGTGGAGGCATTGCGCGCGACATTCGATGCGCTCGGCATCGACGGTTTTCTTATTCCCCGTGCCGACGAATATCAGGGCGAATATGTGCCGGAATGTGCCGAGCGGATGGCCTGGCTGACCGGCTTTACCGGTTCTGCTGGTGTGGTGCTGGTGACGCGGTCGCAAGCCATCGTCTTTGTCGACGGGCGCTACACGACGCAGCTTGCTTCACAGGTCGACCCGGCGGTGTTTACGGGCGGCGATCTGGTGGGGGCTCCGCCAGCGAAGTGGCTTGGCGAACATGCCCCGACCGGTTTTCGTCTTGGTATCGACCCGTGGCTGCATACGAGCGCGGAACTGTTGCGGCTTGAAAAGGCGTTGGCGGAAAAGGGGGGCTCGGTTGTGCTGCTCGCTGCCAACCCGCTCGACCCCCTGTGGGAAGGACGCCCTGCGGAGCCTCTGGAGCCAGTCACGATCCAGCCGGAAGCCTTTAGTGGAACGCCAGCGCAGCAGAAGATCGACAAAATTGCCGAGGATGTGAAGAACCGCAAGGCGGAGGCAGTTCTGGTGACCGATCCGTCGTCGATTGCTTGGATCTTCAACATCCGTGGCAATGACGTGCCGCACACGCCCCATCCGCTCGCTCGCGCGATCATTCATGCCGATGGCAAAGCCGATCTGTTTCTGGATGAGCGTAAATTGAACGGCGAGGTCAAAGACTATCTCAATGGCCTTGTGACGCTTCACGCGCCCACAGAGATCGAGCCGACCCTTCGCGTGCTTGCTGAAAACGGTGCATCCATTCTCGTAGACGCGGACGTAGTGCCGGTGGCGCTGACGCGTCTCATCAAGGACAATGGTGGCACGGTTATCGAGGCGACCGATCCCGTCAAGCTGCCGCGTGCCTGCAAGAACGAAGCGGAGTTGGCCGGTTCCGCTGCCGCCCATATTCAGGACGGAGCCGCAATGGTGGAATATCTGGCATGGCTGGACAGCCAGCAGCCCGGGACTGTCACGGAGATCCAGGCGGTAACCAAGCTGGAGCAGGCGCGGGCGCGTCTGGGCGAAGCGATGCAAAACCCGCTGAAGGACGTCTCCTTCGATACGATTTCCGGCTCCGGCCCGAATGCCGCGATTATCCATTACCGTGTCACGACAGATAGCGACCGCCATTTGCAGGATGGCGAGATGTTCCTGGTGGATTCCGGCGCGCAATATGTGAATGGCACCACGGATATCACGCGCACCGTTGCCATCGGCAATGTGCCGGAAGAACAGAAGCGCTTTTTTACGCTAGTGCTGAAAGGCGTGATCGCTATCAGCGACGCGAAGTTTCCAAAGGGAACGCGCGGTTGCGATCTCGATCCACTGGCGCGCATCGCGCTGTGGAAGGCGGGGGCCGATTACGGCCACGGAACCGGACATGGCGTCGGCTCCTATCTCTCGGTGCATGAAGGACCGCAGCGTATTTCCCGCGTGTCGCAACAGGAACTATTGCCGGGCATGATCCTGTCCAACGAGCCCGGCTACTACCGTCCCGGCGCCTTCGGCATCCGCATCGAGAACCTCATCTATGTGCGCGAGGCGGAGGCGATCAAAGGTGGCGATCAGCCAATGCTGTCCTTCGAGACGCTGACCTGGTGCCCGATCGACCGCAGACTTATCGTGGTTTCGCTGCTGACGGAAGACGAGCGTACCTGGCTGAACGACTATCACGCCGAGACGCGCGAGAAACTGATGCCGCTGATCAGCGACGAGAGCGTCAAACAGTGGTTGTTGGCTGCAACGGACGCCCTTTGA
- a CDS encoding 50S ribosomal protein L11 methyltransferase: MSEIRLYVTTTEVQAGDVLDVMSEVFGEEDIAIATTEVDEKRDIWEASIYMLFEQEDEITERFQTLLQASFPHLAIEREVIPDVDWIAKSLEGLKPVRAGRFLVHGSHDRDKVRPNDLAIEIEAGQAFGTGHHGTTAGCLEMIEEVLRSRTIRNALDLGTGSGVLAIATAKMRKVPVLATDIDPIATRVAKENAKLNGIVSGIAFETAPGFHSDSFRRHGPFDLIIANILARPLIKMAPQLVAHLAPGGTVILSGILASQRWKVLSAYNGMKLSHIRTIWRNGWVTIHLRRDML, translated from the coding sequence GTGAGTGAAATCCGTCTCTATGTCACCACAACCGAAGTTCAGGCAGGCGACGTGCTTGACGTGATGTCGGAGGTCTTCGGCGAGGAGGATATTGCGATCGCGACCACCGAGGTCGATGAGAAGCGCGATATCTGGGAAGCATCGATCTATATGCTTTTTGAGCAGGAAGACGAGATTACCGAGCGCTTTCAGACGCTGTTGCAGGCTTCCTTCCCACATCTTGCGATCGAGCGCGAAGTCATTCCCGATGTCGACTGGATCGCCAAGTCGCTGGAAGGCTTGAAGCCGGTGCGGGCAGGGCGCTTCCTGGTGCATGGCTCACACGACCGGGACAAGGTTCGTCCGAACGATCTCGCCATCGAAATCGAGGCCGGTCAGGCCTTCGGTACCGGCCATCACGGCACCACGGCGGGTTGCCTGGAAATGATCGAAGAGGTGCTGCGTTCGCGTACCATTCGCAATGCACTGGATCTCGGCACCGGCAGCGGTGTCTTGGCAATCGCGACGGCAAAGATGCGCAAGGTGCCGGTCTTGGCCACGGATATCGATCCGATTGCGACTCGTGTCGCCAAGGAAAACGCGAAGCTGAACGGCATCGTCTCGGGCATTGCATTCGAGACAGCGCCCGGCTTCCACTCGGATTCCTTCCGTCGCCACGGGCCATTCGATCTCATCATCGCCAATATTTTGGCCCGTCCGCTGATCAAGATGGCGCCGCAGCTCGTGGCGCATCTGGCGCCCGGTGGCACGGTCATCCTGTCCGGTATTCTAGCTTCGCAGCGTTGGAAGGTTCTGTCGGCCTATAACGGCATGAAGCTGAGCCACATTCGCACCATCTGGCGCAATGGCTGGGTCACCATCCATCTTCGTCGCGATATGCTTTGA
- a CDS encoding CreA family protein: MTSQKLRVALVAGLALFPLGALAQVVGKVGVDWTGNDIVVEAIADPKVKGVTCHITYFERGVIDRLKNGNWFEDPSNNAISCSQTGPVEVGDIDLSKGGEEVFRQGMSLVWKKMVVNRIYDKANDTLVYLVHTRELTDGSAKMAISTVPLYGQTVTWQNGKP; the protein is encoded by the coding sequence ATGACATCACAGAAACTTCGAGTGGCACTGGTTGCGGGACTGGCGCTTTTTCCGCTGGGCGCCTTGGCGCAGGTGGTGGGCAAGGTCGGTGTCGATTGGACCGGCAATGACATCGTCGTGGAAGCCATCGCCGATCCCAAGGTGAAGGGTGTCACCTGCCACATCACCTATTTCGAGCGCGGCGTGATCGATCGCCTGAAGAATGGCAATTGGTTCGAAGACCCATCCAACAACGCCATTTCCTGCAGCCAGACCGGACCGGTGGAAGTCGGCGATATTGATCTTTCGAAGGGTGGCGAGGAAGTGTTCCGCCAGGGGATGTCTCTGGTTTGGAAGAAGATGGTCGTCAACCGCATTTATGACAAGGCCAACGACACGCTGGTCTATCTGGTCCACACCCGCGAGCTCACTGACGGTTCGGCGAAGATGGCGATCTCGACCGTGCCGCTCTATGGCCAGACAGTAACGTGGCAGAACGGCAAGCCATAA